From a single Vitis vinifera cultivar Pinot Noir 40024 chromosome 18, ASM3070453v1 genomic region:
- the LOC100256540 gene encoding 12-oxophytodienoate reductase 2, with translation MEAEGQRKKEAIPLLTPYQMGKFHLSHRMVLAPMSRWRSYNFTAQPHAVLYYSQRTTRGGFLIGEASGISDTAQGYPNTPGIWRKEHVEAWKPVVDAVHEKGAIFFCQLWHAGRASKYEYQPNGHPPISCTDKPITSEAQIDGTTAADHPPPRRLSVQEIFQVVDDFRVAARNAREAGFDGVEIHAGNGYLVDQFLKDGVNDRRDEYGGSLENRCRFPLQVVEAIADEIGADRVGVRLSPFADNNDCGDSNPQALAIYMAQELSKRGILYCHIMEPTMITQFERVETKSSHGPMREAFKGTFIAAGGYNREDGNEAIANGNADLIAFGRLFLANPDLPKRFELDTPLNRSDGRTFCTSDPIVGYTDYPFLDQTP, from the exons ATGGAAGCTGAAGGTCAGAGAAAGAAGGAGGCGATACCTCTCCTGACTCCGTACCAGATGGGAAAGTTCCATCTCTCTCACAG GATGGTATTGGCACCAATGTCGAGATGGAGATCTTACAACTTCACAGCTCAACCGCATGCCGTCTTGTATTACTCTCAGAGAACAACAAGGGGTGGCTTCTTGATCGGAGAAGCCTCAGGCATTTCCGATACAGCCCAAGG TTACCCAAATACACCTGGGATATGGAGGAAGGAACACGTGGAAGCATGGAAGCCCGTTGTGGATGCGGTTCATGAGAAAGGGGCCATCTTCTTTTGCCAACTTTGGCATGCTGGGAGAGCTTCCaaatatg AATATCAACCAAATGGGCACCCACCGATATCTTGTACAGATAAGCCAATTACAAGTGAGGCTCAAATTGATGGAACGACTGCCGCAGACCACCCTCCTCCTCGACGCCTTAGCGTACAAGAAATCTTTCAGGTTGTCGATGACTTTAGGGTTGCTGCCAGAAATGCCAGGGAAGCTG GTTTTGACGGAGTGGAGATTCATGCAGGCAACGGGTACCTAGTGGACCAGTTCTTGAAAGACGGGGTAAATGATAGAAGGGATGAGTATGGAGGTAGTTTAGAAAACCGATGCCGCTTCCCTCTCCAGGTTGTCGAAGCCATTGCTGATGAGATTGGAGCTGATAGAGTCGGCGTTAGACTCTCACCCTTTGCAGATAATAATGATTGTGGGGACTCGAACCCGCAAGCTCTAGCCATCTACATGGCTCAAGAATTGAGTAAGCGAGGAATCCTCTACTGCCACATAATGGAGCCAACGATGATCACTCAGTTTGAGAGGGTTGAAACCAAATCTAGCCACGGCCCCATGAGGGAAGCTTTCAAGGGTACGTTTATCGCGGCTGGGGGATACAATAGAGAGGATGGAAATGAGGCTATAGCAAATGGAAATGCCGATCTGATTGCATTTGGTCGCTTATTTCTGGCAAACCCCGATTTGCCTAAGCGGTTCGAGCTTGATACTCCGCTAAATAGGAGTGACGGGAGAACTTTTTGTACGTCAGATCCAATTGTTGGCTACACAGACTACCCCTTTCTTGATCAAACACCCTAA
- the LOC100251229 gene encoding WUSCHEL-related homeobox 8, with amino-acid sequence MMEWEAQELQQQPQHHNQNQNGVVVGGGSGGLYVKVMTDEQMELLRRQISVYATICEQLVEMHKAITTQQDLAGMRLGNIYCDPLMASAGHKISSRQRWTPTPVQLQILERIFDQGNGTPSKQKIKEITTELTQHGQISETNVYNWFQNRRARSKRKQSVPLPNNADSEVETDVESPKEKKTKPDNIQSHENSALGTENIYFQSPEMGSEMHCLDTQPNKGEPMFPSDRSLRSSGSLGHSSLYETGVPNPRMDQLIGKVEVPGSFSPYRQGGEGFDMVG; translated from the exons ATGATGGAGTGGGAAGCCCAAGAACTCCAGCAGCAGCCGCAGCATCACAATCAGAATCAGAATGGGGTTGTTGTTGGAGGAGGGAGTGGAGGGTTGTACGTGAAGGTGATGACTGATGAGCAAATGGAGCTGCTGAGGCGCCAGATCTCAGTCTACGCCACCATTTGTGAGCAGCTTGTTGAGATGCACAAGGCCATTACTACACAACAGGACCTCGCTG GGATGAGGCTGGGGAATATATACTGTGATCCATTGATGGCATCCGCTGGTCACAAGATCAGTAGCAGGCAGCGGTGGACTCCCACGCCTGTGCAGCTTCAAATTCTTGAGCGAATCTTTGATCAAGGCAATGGGACTCCAAGCAAGCAGAAGATTAAAGAGATAACCACTGAACTGACACAACATGGCCAAATTTCTGAAACCAACGTCTACAATTGGTTCCAGAACAGGAGGGCTCGGTCAAAGAGAAAGCAGTCAGTTCCATTACCGAATAATGCTGATTCAGAAGTAGAGACAGATGTCGAGTCCCCAAAAGAGAAGAAGACAAAACCTGATAATATCCAGTCCCATGAGAACTCAGCTCTGGGGACTGAAAATATATACTTCCAGAGTCCGGAAATGGGAAGTGAAATGCATTGCTTGGATACACAGCCTAACAAAGGGGAGCCCATGTTTCCATCTGATCGCAGTTTAAGATCTTCTGGCAGCTTGGGGCATTCATCTTTGTACGAAACCGGGGTTCCAAATCCAA GAATGGACCAGTTGATCGGTAAAGTGGAAGTTCCTGGTAGCTTTAGTCCTTATCGGCAGGGAGGGGAAGGGTTTGACATGGTTGGATGA
- the LOC100256548 gene encoding 12-oxophytodienoate reductase 2: MEAEGQRKKEAIPLLTPYRMGKFHLSHRMVLAPMSRLRSYNFTAQPHAVLYYSQRTTRGGFLIGEASGISDTAQGYPNTPGIWRKEHVEAWKPVVDAVHEKGGIFFCQLWHAGRASKYEYQPNGHPPISCTDKPITSEAQIDGTTAADYSPPRRLSVQEIFQVVDDFRVAARNAREAGFDGVEIHAANGYLVDQFLKDGVNDRRDEYGGSLENRCRFPLQVVEAIADEIGADRVGVRLSPFADYNDCGDSNPPALGIYMAQELSKRGILYCHMIEPRMITQFERVETKSSHGPMREAFKGTFIAAGGYNREDGNEAIANGNADLIAFGRLFLANPDLPKRFELDIPLNRYDRSTFYTSDPIVGYTGYPFLDQTP; encoded by the exons ATGGAAGCTGAAGGTCAGAGAAAGAAGGAGGCGATACCTCTCCTGACTCCGTACCGGATGGGAAAGTTTCATCTCTCTCACAG GATGGTATTGGCACCAATGTCGAGATTGAGATCTTACAACTTCACAGCTCAACCGCATGCCGTCTTGTATTACTCTCAGAGAACAACAAGAGGTGGCTTCTTGATCGGAGAAGCCTCAGGCATTTCCGATACAGCTCAAGG TTACCCAAATACACCTGGGATATGGAGGAAGGAACACGTCGAAGCATGGAAGCCCGTTGTGGATGCGGTTCATGAGAAAGGGGGCATCTTCTTTTGCCAACTTTGGCATGCTGGGAGAGCTTCcaaatatg AATATCAACCAAATGGGCACCCACCGATATCTTGTACAGATAAGCCAATTACAAGTGAGGCTCAAATTGATGGAACGACTGCCGCAGACTACTCTCCTCCTCGACGCCTTAGCGTACAAGAAATCTTTCAGGTTGTCGATGACTTTAGGGTTGCTGCCAGAAATGCCAGGGAAGCTG GTTTTGACGGAGTGGAGATTCATGCAGCCAACGGGTACCTAGTGGACCAGTTCTTGAAAGACGGGGTAAATGATAGAAGGGATGAGTATGGAGGTAGTTTAGAAAACCGATGCCGCTTCCCTCTCCAGGTTGTCGAAGCCATTGCTGATGAGATTGGAGCTGATAGAGTCGGCGTTAGACTCTCACCCTTTGCAGATTATAATGATTGTGGGGACTCGAACCCGCCAGCTCTAGGCATCTATATGGCTCAAGAATTAAGTAAGCGAGGAATCCTCTACTGCCACATGATAGAGCCAAGGATGATCACTCAGTTTGAGAGGGTTGAAACCAAATCTAGCCACGGCCCCATGAGGGAAGCTTTCAAGGGTACGTTTATCGCGGCAGGGGGATACAATAGAGAGGATGGAAATGAGGCCATAGCAAATGGAAATGCCGATCTGATTGCATTTGGTCGCTTATTTCTGGCAAACCCCGATTTGCCTAAGCGGTTCGAGCTTGATATTCCGCTAAATAGGTATGACAGGAGCACTTTTTATACGTCAGATCCTATTGTTGGCTACACAGGCTACCCCTTTCTTGATCAAACACCCTAA
- the LOC100266830 gene encoding pentatricopeptide repeat-containing protein At2g01860 → MERLFSSLSICTVPGTRIYWDKRYVKAQFVVEFSNKNEIKLGVQCNARVNHRKPTKNLPHPRRAKLPPEPEISTFLKGGNSGTEQSEMGTVLDKEPDANDDGFLVDGIEGRKEGEIVWDSDEIEAISSLFMGRIPQKPGKLNRERPLPLPLPYKLRPMGLPTTKRHVRAASSMPYASRASLSKQVYKNPDFLISIAREIRKLPLEDDVSPVLNKWVRFLRKGSLSLTIRELGHMGLPERALQTFFWAQKQPQLFPDDRILASTVEVLARTHKLKVPFSLEKFTGLASRSVIEALARGFIRRGSLSLAWKLLLVAKDSKRMLGPSIYAKLIFELGKNPDKHSLVQALLDELGEREDLKLSHQDCTAVMKVCIRLGKFEIVESLFNWYKQSENSPSVVMYTTLIHSRYTEKKYREALAVVWEMEASDCVFDLPAYRVVIKLFIALNDLSRTGRYFSKLKEAGFSPTYDIYRDMLKIYMVFRRLAKCREVCKELEMSGFKLDKGTLSQLLQLEKENR, encoded by the exons ATGGAGCGTTTGTTCTCATCGTTGAGTATATGTACGGTGCCAGGGACCCGAATTTATTGGGATAAACGGTATGTGAAAGCACAATTCGTTGTGGAGTTTTCAAACAAGAACGAGATAAAGTTGGGGGTGCAATGTAATGCTAGGGTTAACCATAGAAAACCAACCAAGAACCTTCCGCATCCACGGCGCGCTAAGCTCCCTCCGGAGCCTGAAATTAGCACATTTTTGAAGGGGGGAAATAGCGGGACAGAGCAATCTGAAATGGGTACGGTTTTGGATAAAGAACCTGATGCGAATGATGATGGGTTTCTGGTTGATGGTATTGAAGGAAGAAAAGAGGGGGAGATAGTTTGGGATTCGGATGAGATTGAAGCAATTTCGTCTCTTTTTATGGGGAGAATCCCTCAAAAGCCTGGGAAATTGAATAGGGAAAGGCCTCTTCCACTCCCACTTCCCTACAAACTTCGACCTATGGGACTTCCCACAACGAAGAGACATGTGAGAGCTGCTTCTTCAATGCCATATGCTTCCCGGGCATCCCTATCTAAGCAAGTTTACAAGAACCCAGATTTCCTCATTAGCATAGCCAGAGAGATAAGAAAGCTTCCTTTGGAAGATGACGTTTCTCCAGTTCTTAACAAGTGGGTTAGGTTTCTGCGGAAGGGCTCATTGTCATTGACAATCCGGGAATTGGGTCACATGGGTCTTCCTGAGAGAGCTCTACAGACCTTCTTCTGGGCTCAGAAACAACCCCAGCTCTTCCCAGATGATCGCATTTTGGCCTCAACAGTTGAGGTCCTGGCAAGGACTCACAAGTTGAAAGTTCCATTCAGTTTGGAAAAGTTCACCGGTTTGGCTAGCCGGAGTGTAATTGAGGCACTGGCAAGGGGATTCATCAGAAGGGGAAGTTTGAGCCTTGCATGGAAGCTTCTCTTAGTTGCCAAGGATAGTAAAAGGATGTTGGGACCCAGCATTTATGCAAAGCTAATATTTGAGCTTGGAAAGAACCCCGATAAGCACAGCCTTGTACAGGCATTACTAGATGAGCTTGGAGAAAGAGAAGATTTGAAATTAAGCCATCAGGATTGCACAGCAGTCATGAAAGTCTGCATAAGGCTTGGGAAATTCGAAATAGTGGAAAGTCTTTTTAACTGGTATAAACAATCCGAGAATAGTCCAAGTGTGGTTATGTACACAACTCTAATTCATAGTCGCTATACTGAGAAGAAATACAGGGAGGCACTGGCTGTCGTTTGGGAAATGGAGGCTTCAGACTGTGTCTTTGATCTTCCAGCTTATCGTGTGGTGATAAAGCTTTTTATTGCTCTGAATGATCTATCAAGAACTGGAAGGTATTTTTCGAAACTTAAGGAAGCAGGTTTCTCTCCGACATATGATATATACCGGGACATGTTAAAGATTTACATGGTTTTCCGGAGGCTGGCAAAGTGTAGGGAGGTCTGCAAGGAGTTAGAGATGTCAGGGTTCAAGTTGGATAAGGGAACCTTGTCACAGTTGTTgcaacttgaaaaagaaaacag GTAA
- the LOC100246082 gene encoding HMG1/2-like protein: MKGGRSKSDTKKADAKLSVKKGAAATKAGKKTKKEKPVKDPNKPKRPASAFFVFMEEFRKQYKEKHPSNKSVSVVGKAGGDKWKSMSEAEKAPYVAKAEKRKVEYEKNMKAYNKKQAEGTKVVEEEDESEKSLSEVNDQEDDEDGSEEEEDDE, from the exons ATGAAAGGAGGCCGATCCAAGTCCGATACAAAGAAAGCTGATGCCAA GCTTTCTGTGAAGAAAGGGGCTGCTGCTACGAAGGcaggaaagaaaacaaagaaggaaaagccAGTAAAGGACCCTAACAAGCCTAAGAGGCCAGCCAGTGCCTTTTTCGTTTTCAT GGAAGAGTTTAGGAAGCAGTACAAGGAGAAGCACCCTTCCAATAAATCGGTCTCTGTg GTTGGCAAAGCTGGTGGGGATAAATGGAAGTCTATGTCTGAAGCC GAGAAGGCTCCCTATGTAGCGAAAGCAGAAAAGCGGAAAGTAGAATACGAGAAGAACATGAAAGCCTATAACAAAAAACAG GCTGAAGGTACCAAAGTAGTAGAGGAGGAGGATGAGTCTGAAAAATCCCTCTCCGAGGTGAATGATCAGGAGGATGACGAAGATGGCAGTGAAGAG GAGGAAGATGATGAGTAA